From the Streptomyces sp. SN-593 genome, the window TCGCAGTTGACCTCGCCGTGGGTGTGCAGCCCGGCGGCGCCGCAGATGGCGTCCACCGTGTCCGGGGTGGCGATCTTGACGACGAAGTCGGCGGGGCCGGAGGAGACGAGCTGGAAGCCGTCGCGGCCGTCGTCGGTCCAGCCGCGCGGGTCGGCGAGGATGCCCTGGATCTCCTTCGCCGCGGCCTGGGCCGCCACGCCGGTGCCGCCCTCGACCTCCACCTCGTAGCGGCGTATGTCGCCGTGCCCGACCGCCTCCCCGGACGCGTCGGCGGTGGTGAAGGTGCCCGAGCCGTGCGTCGGGACGGTCGGGGTGACCGACGGCCGCGGCGAGCCGGTCGCCGGAGGCGGCGCGGTGCCCGTGGTCGGGCTCGCGGGCGTCGCGGGCGTCGCGGGCGTCGCGTGGCCGCCGGCGGCACGCGCCGGCGCCGTGTCGGCGTGCGCCCGGCTGCCGGAGCGCACCGCGAAGAGCGTCACCCCCAGCAGTGCCAGGAAGGCCAACCCGAGGACCAGGTAGGGGCCTCGGTGCCCGGGCGCCCGCCGGGACGCCCGCCCGTGACCCGTGCGGGGGGCCGCCCTCCGCCTGCGTGCCCTGCTGCCCATTCCACGTCCTCTCCGGTCGACGGCATGACGGCGCACCGGTACGACGGCGGCGGGGGAGGGGGACCGGGCGACCGCGTACGGTGCGTGCTGGCCCCAGGCTCACGCCGGCACATGATGGCTCTTGGCCCGTGAGGTCACGAAGGTGCAACGGCCGGCCGGACGTGCCTGCTGGGGCCGTCGGCGCGGAGCCGGCCCGTGTGACCGTTCTGCAACAGTCGCCCTCCGACGGGCGTCCGGCCCGCCCGCCGGCCGGACGGCGTGCCCATACTGATGCGCGTGTCCCGGGTCCTGCTGATCGAAGACGACCCCGCCGTGCGGCGGGGCATGGAAGTGGCGCTGCGGCACCGCGGGCACACCGTCACGTCCGCGCCCACCGGCGAGGAGGGGCTCGCCCTCCTGCGCACGCGGCGGCCGGACGTCGTGGTGCTCGACCTGATGCTGCCCGGCATGCGCGGACTCGACGTCTGCCGGCGGATACGCGACCGCGACCAGGTCCCGATCATCATCGTGACCGCCCGCGGCGACGACGTGGACGTGGTGGTCGGCCTGGAGGCGGGCGCGGACGACTACGTGGTCAAGCCGGTGCGGGCCGGCGTGCTGGAGGCGCGGATACGCGCGGTGCTGCGCCGTACCGACCCCGGCGCGGCCGGCCGGGCGCGGCCGGTGCCGAGCACCTACGGCGACCTCGTGGTCGACCGCGCGGCCATGGTGGTCACCTACCGCGGCGAGCCGGTGCCGCTCGCCCCCTCCGAACTGCGCCTGCTGCTGGCGCTGTCGGCCTCGCCCGGGCGGGTGCTCAGCCGCCAGCAGTTGCTGGAGCAGGTCTGGGAGCACAGCTACCACGGCGACGTGCGGCTGGTGGACGCGTGCGTGAAGCGGCTGCGGGGCAAGCTCGGCGGGAGCGGCGGCGGTCCGGCGCCAGGTCCCGGCCAGGTGTCGGGCTCGGGCTCCGGTCCGGTGGCGCGCCAGGGTTCCGCGTCCGGTTCGGGCCCGGGTCCGAGTTCGGCGTCCGGCTCCGGCGCGGGTGCTTCCGGCCGTTCCGGCAACTCCACCGCCCACGGCGGGAGTTCCGGCTGCATCGAGACGGTGCGCGGCTTCGGCTACCGCTTCCGCGCGGTGTGAGGGCGGCCGGACGCGATGGTCAGGATGCCCGGAGCCGTACGCAGTCTGCGATTCCGCCTCGTCGCCGGCTTCGGCCTGATCGCGGCGGTGAGCGCCCTCGGCACCGGCGCCCTGACCTTCCGCGAGGCACGCACCGGGGTGCTCCAGCAGAGCCAGGACACCGTCGTCAACCAGTTCCGGGACAGCGTCGACGCGCTGACCCCCGGCATCCCGCCCCAGCCCGGGCAGGCCGAACTGTCCTCCCTGGTGGACGACCTCGCCACCACCCACCGCTCCCAGCACTGGCGGGTGCTGGCCACCTACGGCTCCCTGCGAGCCGGCTCGCAGCCCGGCGACCGCTTCCCCGAGCTGAGCGCGGAACTGCGCCGGTCGGTGCGCACCCGCAAGGTGGCGGTCTTCCAGCGCGTGCACATCGGCGGCGCCTCCTCGCTCGTGGTCGGCCTGCCCGTCGTCCACGGCACCGGGGACGACGAGCGGGTCGGGTCCGGGCTCGCCTTCTACCTCGTGGTGCCGCAGACCACCGAGCAGCGCTACGTCACCGCGCTGGTCGGAGCGGTCGAGCGGGCGGCGCTGCCCGCGCTGTGCCTGGCGGTGCTGCTGGCGCTGTTCGTCTCCCGCGGCGTGCTGCGCCCGGTGCGGGCGCTGCGCCAGGCCACCCGCAGGATGGCCGCGGGCCACCTCGACACCCGGCTCAACGTCAACGGGTCGGACGAACTCGCGGACCTGTCGGCGGCGTTCAACGAGACGGCGGTGGCGCTGGAGCGGTCGGTGTCCGAGCTGCGCCGGATGGAGGCCCAGGCCCGGCGGTTCGCCGCGGACGTCTCGCACGAGCTGCGCACGCCGCTCGCCGCGATGTCGGCGGTCACCGACGTGCTGGACGAGGAGGCGGCGGGCCTGGAGCAGGGCACCGCCGAGGCGGTGCGGCTGATCAGCGAGGAGACCGAGCGGCTGGTGCGGTTGGTGAACGACCTGATGGAGATCTCCCGGTTCGACGCGGGCGCGGCCGAACTCCACCTCGACGAGATCGACCTGGCCGAGTCGGTGCGGCGCACGCTGGCTGCGCGCGGCTGGGGGGAGGGGGTGGAGCTGCGGCTGCCCGGGCCCGGGGACCTGCGGGCGGCGGTGGATCCGCGGCGGTTCGACGTGGTGGTGGCGAACCTCGTCGGCAACGCGCTGCGGCACGGCGCGCCGCCGGTCACGGTGACGCTGGAGCGGGCGGCGGAGCCGCCGGGGGCGCGGCTGGTGGTGGCCGACCACGGGCCCGGGATCGCTCCGGAGGCGCTGTCGCAGGTCTTCGAGCGGTTCTACAAGGCGAGTTCGGCGCGCACCCGGAGCGAGAGCAGCGGGCTCGGGCTGGCGATCACCGCGGAGAACGTGCGGCTGCACGGGGGCACCGTCCGGGCGCGGAACGCGGCGGGGGGCGGCGCCGTCTTCACGGTGGAGCTGCCGGAGCGGCCCGCGGGCGCGCGGTCGGGGGAGGACACGTGAGGGCGCGGCGCGGGGGAGGGGGCGTGAGGGCGCGGCGCGGCGGAGGGGGCGCGAGGGCGTGGCACGCCGGCGCGGCCGGTGCCGCGGGCGCCGCCGCGCTGGTGCTGCTCGCCGGCTGCGGGGTGCCCACCACCGGCGTCATCGACGTGGGGGTGCCCGTGGACGGGCTGCCCAGCGGGCCGGCCGCGCTCCGCGTCGTGCCGGTCTACTTCCTCGACGCCGACGGCCGGCTCCAGGCGGCCGAGCACACGGTGCCGGACGGGTCGGAGCCGGAGGCCGCGGCGGTGGACCTGCTGCTGGCCGGGCCCGCGGCCGCCGGGCGCCCCGACCTCACCACGCACCTGCCCCGGTCCCCGGTGGCCCCCGCGGTGGGCGTGCGGGGCCGTACGGTCACCGTGGCGCTGCCCGCCCCGGTGCCGCGGCTCGACGCGCTCGCGATGGAGCAACTGGCCTGTACCGCCTCGGAGGCGTGGCCCGCGGCAGTCCCCGCCGCCGTGTCCCCCTTCCCGGGCGCGGCATCCCCCGGACCCGGCCGGCAGCCGGTCCGGATCGACGTGACCGCCCCCGGCTGGCACCTCACCCGCACCTCCCCGTCCTGCCCCCGCCCCACCGCGTCCCCCTCCGCCGCCTCCGGAGGTGTGACCTAGCGGCCCGCGGCCCGCGGCCCGCGGCCCGCGGCCCGCGGCCCGCGGCCCGCCGGTCGCCGGTCGCCGGTCGCCGGTCGGAGGTCAGCGTCCGCAGCCCGCAGCCCGCAGCCCGCAGCCCGCAGCCCGCGGCCCGCCGGTCGGAGGTCGGCGTCCGCGGCCCGCCGGCCGACGAGGCGCGGGCGGCCGTCGCGCCCGTGCGCACCGCCCCGACTCCTGACAGGCGCGCCGAAAATGTTTTGACAGTGTTTGTATAAGTGCTGTTGCATCGGCGGAATGGACGGCACGGAGCAGGCGCCCGGGGGCGCCGCGGGGAGCGACCCCACCGAGGAGGGGCTGTGGCGGCCGCTGCGGCTGCTGCTCGCCGAGATGGACGACGACATCGGGCGGATCTACGCCGAGGCGGCGCTCGACGGCATCAGGCCCGCGTACGTGATGGAACTCCTGCGGCTGCACGCGCGCGGCCCGATGACGATCACCGAGCTCGCCGCGTCCGTGCACCGCACCCACTCCGCGGTCAGCCAGAAGGTCGCGGCGATGCGGTCCGCCGGGCTGGTGCGGACCGTGCCGGGGTCGGACGCGCGGACCCGGCAGGTGGTCCTCACCGCGAAGGCGCGCCGGATGGCGGGCCGGCTCGCCGCGGAGTGGCGGGCCACCGAGCGGGCCAGCGCCGAGCTGGAGGCCGAACTGCCCTACCCGCTCAGCCGGGTCGTCGAGGACATGCGCGCCGCCCTCGCCCGGCGCGGCTTCCACGACCGGATCGCCGCGCTGCTCGCGGAGGACCCCGAGTGGGGCTGAGGCCCGTGCGGCGGATCGCGCCGGACGCCGCGAGCCCGGCGGGATCCGCCGGACGGGCCCTGAGGCGCCTGCTCGTCGACACCGCGCCGCTGCGCGTCTCCCCGGCGTTCCGACGGCTGTGGACCGGGCGGGCCGTGTCGGGGTTCGGCGCGCAGATGACGCTCGTCGCCGTCATGTACCAGGTGTGGCAGGCGACCGGCAGCACCGTGTGGAGCGGCGCGGTCGGCCTGGCCCAGGCCCTGCCGGTGGTGGCGCTCGGGCTGCCGGCCGGCGCGGTGGCGGACCGGGTGGACCGGCGCCGGCTGTGCCTGGGGTCGGCCTTCGGCCAGGCGGCGTGCTCGGCGCTGCTCGCCGTACAGGTACTCGGCACCGGCTTCCCGGTGGCCGCCGTGCTCGGCCTGCTCGCGGTGCAGTCGTCGTTCGGCGCCTTCTCCGGTCCGGCGTCCGGCGCGTTCCTGCCGCAACTGCTGCCCAGGGAGTCGCTCGCGGCCGGGCTCGCCCTCAACCGGATCGCGTTCCAGGCCCAGATGCTGCTGGGGCCCGCACTCGGTGGGATCGTCATCGGCGTGTGGGGCGTCGGCGGCTGCTACCTGCTCGACGCGGTCTCCTTCGGCGCCGGGCTCTACGGACTGTTCGGCCTCCCGGCGAAGCCGGTTGCCGCCGCGCCCGCGGAGGAGGCGGCCACCGCGGTGACGACCGCCGGGTCCGCCACGGCCGTCCCGACATCCGCGGCCGTCCCGACACCCCTCGCCGTCCCGACACCCGCGGCCAGCCCGACGGCCGTGGCGGACCCGGCCGCCGAGGAGGCCCCGGCCGTCGACGGGCCGGCCCGGCCCGGGCTGCGCGGTGTCGCCGACGGCCTGGCCTTCCTCGCCCGCACCCCCGCGGTCCGCGGCGCCCTGCTCACCGACCTGGCGGCCACCGTGCTGTCCATGCCGATCAGCCTCTTCCCGCTGGTCGACACCGAGCGGTTCGGCGGCGATCCGCGCACCCTCGGCCTGTTCCTCAGCGCGATCGCGGTCGGCGGGATCGCCGCCTCGGTGCTGTCCGGGTCCTTCACGCGGCTGGCGCGCCCCGGCACGGTCATGCTCGCCGGGTCCGCGCTGTGGGGCGTCGCGCTGGCGTGCTTCGGCCTGTCGACGCGCCCGTGGGCGGCGCTGGGCTGCCTGGTGGTGGCCGGCGCCGCCGACACCGTCGCGGTGGTCTCGCGCGGCACCATCGTGCGGCTGCACACCCCGGACGCGCTGCTCGGACGGGTGGGCGCGGCCGAGCAGATCGTCGGCCAGGCCGGCCCGGACCTGGGCAACATGCGCGGCGGCCTGGTCGCGAGCGCCTGGTCGGGCACGGCCGCGCTGGTCAGCGGCGGCCTCCTGTGCGTGGCGGCGGTGGGGGCGATCGCGTGGGGGTTCCGCGAGCGCTCCCCCCGGGTCGCCCTGCCCTGACGCCTCCGCGGCCGCGCGCTGTCGGGCCACAGGGCCGTAACACCGGCGCCGTAAGGTGAAGGGGGCCCTGAAGGGGCCGCACGCGTGAGGCGCCGCGGGGCGCGCGTTGCCTCGCGTCCGCTCGTTCGTTGAGCGACTATGGATGTGTTCATGCCTGAACCCCAAAAGGGAGGGCATACCCCTGAGGATGACCAGGTATGCGCCGATCGGCCGTTTCTTTGCTCCTCCCGTCAGCACAGAAGAACATCGTTTTTCCCGATCACCCGATGAGGAGCAGGTCGTGGGGCATACCGTGACTTGGGTGAATGACTCACCCGCAGCGCCGTCCGGCGCGCCAGCAGAGGCCGTACTGACCGAAGCGCTGCGCGCCGAACTGATCGCTTTCCGCCGCGACCTGCACCGCCACCCCGAGCTCGGCCGGCAGGAGTTCCGCACCACCGAGCAGGTCAGGGCCCGCCTGGCGCAGGCCGGGCTCTCCCCGCGCGTGCTGCCGGCCGGCACCGGCCTGGTCTGCGACATCGGCTCCGCGGCCGACGGCCGGGGGCGGCTCGCGCTGCGCGCCGACCTCGACGCGCTCCCGGTGCCCGACACCAAGCAGGTCGCGTACCGCTCCACCGTCGAAGGCCGGGCGCACGCCTGCGGCCACGACGCGCACACCACCGTGGTGCTCGGCACCGGGCTGGTGCTCGCCGAGCTGGACCGGCTCGGGCGGCTGCCGCGCCCGGTCCGGCTGGTCTTCCAGCCGGCCGAGGAGGTCATGCCCGGCGGCGCGCTCGACGCGATCAAGGCGGGCGTGCTGGACGGCGTCGAGCGCATCCTCGCGGTGCACTGCGACCCGAAGGTCGAGGTCGGCCGGATCGGGCTGCGGGTCGGTCCGATCACCTCCGCCGCGGACAAGCTGAAGCTGGTGCTGGACGGCCCCGGCGGCCACAGCGCCCGGCCGCACCTGACCACCGACCTGGTGATGGCCGCGGCGAAGCTCGCCACCGAGCTGCCCGCGGTGCTCTCCCGCCGGGTCGACCCGCGCTCGGGCCTGAGCATCGTGTGGGGCCGGATCGAGGCCGGGCACGCGGCGAACGTCATCCCGCAGCACGCCGAACTCGAGGGCACCGTCCGCTGCCTGGAGCTGGGCGCCTGGCACGACGCCCCCGACCTGGTGCACGAGGTGGTCGACCAGATCGCCGCGATGTACCGGGCCAAGTGCGAGATCGCCTACCAGCGCGGGGTGCCGCCGGTGGTCAACGAGGCGACGTCGGTGGAACTGCTGCGCGACGCGATGGCGCGCCGGTTCGGCGCCCACAGCGTGGAGGACACCGAGCAGAGCCTCGGCGGCGAGGACTTCTCCTGGTACCTGGAGCAGGTGCCCGGCGCGCTGGCCCGGTTGGGCGTGCGGGCGGTCGGCGACCACACGGCGCGCGACCTGCACCAGGGCGACTTCGACATCGACGAGGGCGCCATCGCGGTGGGCGTGGAGCTTTTCACCGCCGCTGCCCTGCTGTCCTGACGGGACGTGAGGCCCCGGCTACCGGGGCTTCACCTGGTCGAAATGCGTCGATCCGATAACGGGTCTTCATGCGGTCTTTACCTGGGATCTACGCGCGTTAAGCTCCGGCTTAGCCAGCGCCGGATCGGGCGCTTCCGAACTGAAGGGGACCCTCTTGCGCCGGGTATCCAAGATCGCTGCCGCGGGTGTCGTGTCCGCGGCCCTCGCGCTGACCGCGACCGCGTGCGGAAGCAGTTCCACCGACAGCGGTGGCAAGGACAAGGGCGTCGGCATGGCGTACGACGTCGGCGGTCGTGGCGACCACTCCTTCAACGACTCCGCGGCCCGGGGCATGGACAAGGCCACGAAGGAGTTCAAGCTCGGCGAGAAGGAGCAGACCGCCAGCCAGGACGAGACCGAGTCCGACCGCGAGGAGCGGCTGGACCAGCTTGCCGGAGCAGGCTACAACCCGGTGATCGCGGTGGGCTACACGTACGGCGACGCGGTGACCGCGATAGCCAAGAAGTACCCCAAGACCACCTTC encodes:
- a CDS encoding MFS transporter, which gives rise to MRRLLVDTAPLRVSPAFRRLWTGRAVSGFGAQMTLVAVMYQVWQATGSTVWSGAVGLAQALPVVALGLPAGAVADRVDRRRLCLGSAFGQAACSALLAVQVLGTGFPVAAVLGLLAVQSSFGAFSGPASGAFLPQLLPRESLAAGLALNRIAFQAQMLLGPALGGIVIGVWGVGGCYLLDAVSFGAGLYGLFGLPAKPVAAAPAEEAATAVTTAGSATAVPTSAAVPTPLAVPTPAASPTAVADPAAEEAPAVDGPARPGLRGVADGLAFLARTPAVRGALLTDLAATVLSMPISLFPLVDTERFGGDPRTLGLFLSAIAVGGIAASVLSGSFTRLARPGTVMLAGSALWGVALACFGLSTRPWAALGCLVVAGAADTVAVVSRGTIVRLHTPDALLGRVGAAEQIVGQAGPDLGNMRGGLVASAWSGTAALVSGGLLCVAAVGAIAWGFRERSPRVALP
- a CDS encoding GerMN domain-containing protein; protein product: MRARRGGGGARAWHAGAAGAAGAAALVLLAGCGVPTTGVIDVGVPVDGLPSGPAALRVVPVYFLDADGRLQAAEHTVPDGSEPEAAAVDLLLAGPAAAGRPDLTTHLPRSPVAPAVGVRGRTVTVALPAPVPRLDALAMEQLACTASEAWPAAVPAAVSPFPGAASPGPGRQPVRIDVTAPGWHLTRTSPSCPRPTASPSAASGGVT
- a CDS encoding sensor histidine kinase, coding for MPGAVRSLRFRLVAGFGLIAAVSALGTGALTFREARTGVLQQSQDTVVNQFRDSVDALTPGIPPQPGQAELSSLVDDLATTHRSQHWRVLATYGSLRAGSQPGDRFPELSAELRRSVRTRKVAVFQRVHIGGASSLVVGLPVVHGTGDDERVGSGLAFYLVVPQTTEQRYVTALVGAVERAALPALCLAVLLALFVSRGVLRPVRALRQATRRMAAGHLDTRLNVNGSDELADLSAAFNETAVALERSVSELRRMEAQARRFAADVSHELRTPLAAMSAVTDVLDEEAAGLEQGTAEAVRLISEETERLVRLVNDLMEISRFDAGAAELHLDEIDLAESVRRTLAARGWGEGVELRLPGPGDLRAAVDPRRFDVVVANLVGNALRHGAPPVTVTLERAAEPPGARLVVADHGPGIAPEALSQVFERFYKASSARTRSESSGLGLAITAENVRLHGGTVRARNAAGGGAVFTVELPERPAGARSGEDT
- a CDS encoding M20 family metallopeptidase, with protein sequence MNDSPAAPSGAPAEAVLTEALRAELIAFRRDLHRHPELGRQEFRTTEQVRARLAQAGLSPRVLPAGTGLVCDIGSAADGRGRLALRADLDALPVPDTKQVAYRSTVEGRAHACGHDAHTTVVLGTGLVLAELDRLGRLPRPVRLVFQPAEEVMPGGALDAIKAGVLDGVERILAVHCDPKVEVGRIGLRVGPITSAADKLKLVLDGPGGHSARPHLTTDLVMAAAKLATELPAVLSRRVDPRSGLSIVWGRIEAGHAANVIPQHAELEGTVRCLELGAWHDAPDLVHEVVDQIAAMYRAKCEIAYQRGVPPVVNEATSVELLRDAMARRFGAHSVEDTEQSLGGEDFSWYLEQVPGALARLGVRAVGDHTARDLHQGDFDIDEGAIAVGVELFTAAALLS
- a CDS encoding MarR family winged helix-turn-helix transcriptional regulator — its product is MDGTEQAPGGAAGSDPTEEGLWRPLRLLLAEMDDDIGRIYAEAALDGIRPAYVMELLRLHARGPMTITELAASVHRTHSAVSQKVAAMRSAGLVRTVPGSDARTRQVVLTAKARRMAGRLAAEWRATERASAELEAELPYPLSRVVEDMRAALARRGFHDRIAALLAEDPEWG
- a CDS encoding DUF3152 domain-containing protein → MGSRARRRRAAPRTGHGRASRRAPGHRGPYLVLGLAFLALLGVTLFAVRSGSRAHADTAPARAAGGHATPATPATPASPTTGTAPPPATGSPRPSVTPTVPTHGSGTFTTADASGEAVGHGDIRRYEVEVEGGTGVAAQAAAKEIQGILADPRGWTDDGRDGFQLVSSGPADFVVKIATPDTVDAICGAAGLHTHGEVNCDVGATVVVNLKRWLLGSPQFPGPIDDYRALIINHEVGHRIGHGHEGCPGAGRLAPVMMQQIDGLHGCKANAWPYDADGRYIQGPPVA